One window from the genome of Paraclostridium sordellii encodes:
- a CDS encoding YeiH family protein has protein sequence MEKVNKILPGLIVSTIIGFISIFLSKFVPSLGAATISIFLGMILGNLFLNKKVFHEGYKFSETELLSYSIVLLGATLSVSTIMELGLGGIIFIVIQMAVTIVGAIYIGKKLGFSENFRYLMASGNAVCGSSAIGATAPVIDADDKEKGIAITIVNVTGVVLMLLLPVLAGILYNHELIKTSAIIGGTLQSVGQVVASGAMVNEATKDLATIFKIVRVILLVVVVFVFGHLKNKTNAEILKEEEVEIVNKKIKIPWYVIGFFVTCALFSMNLIPIEVSHVAKELSSKLEIIALAAIGLRVNFKDLIKQGKEVSLYGLFVGILQILTAVILISFLL, from the coding sequence ATGGAAAAAGTAAATAAAATATTGCCAGGATTAATAGTATCGACAATAATAGGATTTATTAGTATTTTCTTATCTAAATTTGTGCCAAGTCTGGGCGCAGCAACTATTTCTATATTCCTTGGTATGATATTAGGAAATCTTTTCTTAAATAAAAAAGTATTTCATGAAGGTTATAAATTTTCAGAGACTGAATTATTATCATATTCAATAGTACTTTTAGGGGCGACTCTAAGTGTATCTACAATAATGGAACTAGGTTTAGGTGGAATAATATTTATAGTTATACAAATGGCTGTAACAATAGTTGGAGCTATATATATAGGTAAAAAATTAGGGTTTAGCGAGAACTTTAGATATTTAATGGCTAGTGGAAATGCAGTTTGTGGATCGTCTGCAATAGGAGCAACTGCACCGGTAATAGATGCGGATGATAAAGAAAAAGGAATTGCTATTACTATAGTTAATGTTACAGGTGTAGTTTTAATGTTATTGTTACCTGTATTAGCAGGTATACTATATAATCATGAATTGATAAAAACTTCAGCTATAATAGGTGGAACGCTGCAATCAGTTGGTCAAGTTGTAGCAAGTGGAGCGATGGTCAATGAAGCTACAAAAGACTTAGCTACTATATTTAAAATAGTTAGAGTTATATTATTAGTTGTTGTAGTATTTGTATTTGGACATTTAAAAAATAAAACAAATGCAGAAATATTAAAAGAAGAAGAAGTAGAAATAGTAAATAAAAAGATCAAAATCCCTTGGTATGTAATAGGATTCTTTGTAACATGTGCATTATTTTCTATGAATTTAATTCCAATTGAAGTTTCACATGTAGCAAAAGAATTAAGTAGTAAGCTAGAAATAATAGCACTAGCGGCAATAGGACTTAGAGTTAATTTTAAAGATCTTATTAAGCAGGGAAAAGAAGTTTCATTATATGGATTATTTGTAGGTATATTACAAATTTTAACAGCAGTAATACTAATAAGTTTCTTATTATAA
- a CDS encoding LysR substrate-binding domain-containing protein — protein MIEEFKTFIAVVEHQNFTKAGESINLSQPTVSTHIKNLEIYFNTTLINRSIKQKTISITDNGYLLYKRAREIISSIESIKDEINSISNSIKGHIKIGTSLTIAEYFLPDFLSIFSTKYPDIEIEMIVENTHKICEKVKSSNLDIGLVEGSLSSFDFNQNFFYEDKMVLTFSPKTEIDPENFTINSVKSKKWIVREEGSGTREYLNIFLSNNKITPLQIMVLGSNHAVKEAVKNNLGVSIISKLVTDSEGDSLCTVNLNDTYNRYFSFITPKGIKSSNTTSLFINELEKYSKSRS, from the coding sequence TTGATAGAAGAATTCAAAACTTTTATAGCTGTTGTGGAACATCAAAACTTTACTAAAGCAGGAGAAAGTATAAATTTATCTCAACCAACAGTAAGTACCCATATTAAAAATCTAGAAATTTATTTTAATACAACTCTTATAAACAGGTCAATTAAGCAAAAAACTATTTCTATAACGGATAACGGATATCTTTTATATAAAAGAGCACGCGAAATAATAAGTTCAATAGAATCTATTAAAGATGAAATAAATAGTATTTCTAACTCCATAAAGGGGCACATAAAAATAGGAACTAGCCTTACGATAGCAGAGTATTTTTTACCTGATTTTTTATCTATATTTTCAACAAAATATCCTGATATAGAAATTGAAATGATAGTTGAAAATACACATAAAATTTGTGAAAAAGTGAAAAGTTCTAATTTAGATATAGGTCTTGTTGAAGGAAGCTTGTCTTCTTTTGATTTTAATCAAAACTTTTTTTATGAAGATAAAATGGTGTTAACTTTTTCGCCAAAGACTGAGATTGATCCTGAAAACTTCACTATTAATTCAGTAAAAAGTAAAAAGTGGATTGTAAGAGAAGAAGGCTCCGGAACTAGAGAATATCTTAATATATTCTTAAGTAACAATAAAATAACACCTCTTCAAATAATGGTATTAGGAAGCAATCATGCAGTAAAAGAAGCTGTTAAAAATAACCTAGGTGTTTCTATAATATCTAAATTAGTTACAGATTCAGAAGGTGATTCTTTATGTACTGTTAACTTAAATGATACATATAATAGATATTTTTCATTTATCACTCCTAAAGGAATAAAATCTTCAAATACAACATCTCTATTTATAAATGAACTTGAAAAATATTCAAAATCAAGAAGCTAG
- the pyrE gene encoding orotate phosphoribosyltransferase, translating into MSNVNVVEILKECDALLEGHFLLSSGKHSNRYVQCAKVLRFPNQAEKVLSTVVDQIKDLDIDLVVGPAMGGVIVSYELGRQLGKESVFTERKDGQMQLRRGFEVKPGAKIIIAEDVVTTGKSTIETKKALEELGGEVIGVACIADRTNHDIGMPIYSAIKLDIKVYEADNCPLCEEGKIELVKPGSREFKELGM; encoded by the coding sequence ATGAGTAATGTAAATGTTGTTGAAATATTAAAAGAATGTGATGCTTTATTAGAAGGACATTTTTTATTATCTTCAGGAAAGCATAGTAATAGATATGTACAATGTGCAAAGGTATTAAGATTTCCAAATCAAGCAGAAAAAGTTTTAAGCACGGTAGTTGATCAAATAAAAGATTTAGATATAGATTTAGTTGTTGGACCTGCTATGGGAGGGGTCATAGTTTCATATGAATTAGGAAGACAATTAGGGAAAGAATCAGTGTTTACAGAAAGAAAAGATGGACAAATGCAACTAAGAAGAGGATTTGAAGTTAAACCAGGGGCAAAAATAATAATAGCTGAGGATGTTGTTACTACTGGAAAATCTACTATCGAAACTAAAAAGGCATTAGAAGAATTAGGTGGAGAAGTTATAGGGGTTGCTTGTATAGCAGATAGAACTAATCATGATATAGGAATGCCTATATATAGTGCTATAAAACTAGATATAAAAGTTTATGAAGCTGACAACTGCCCATTATGCGAAGAAGGTAAAATTGAATTAGTTAAACCAGGAAGTAGAGAATTTAAAGAATTAGGGATGTAA
- a CDS encoding dihydroorotate dehydrogenase, producing MTNLNVKFGNIEFKNPLIMASGTFGFGKEYAEIYDIDKLGGISSKGLTLEKRDGNKGIRVFETPSGMMNSVGLENPGVKGFIENELQFFKDIDTVRIANLGGGTLDDYIKGVELLNDQPIDMIELNISCPNVKAGGMAFGIKNEVAREVVRAVRSKTKLPLIVKLSPNAEDIIGMAKVCEEEGADGISLVNTFKAMAIDINKKKPVFENVYAGLSGPAIKPIALRMVHEVCKAVNIPVMGMGGITTWQDAIEFIMAGATCIQVGTANFINPRIGIDIIEGIKNYMKEEGIDSLDEIRGII from the coding sequence ATGACTAATTTGAATGTTAAATTCGGGAATATAGAGTTTAAAAACCCTTTAATTATGGCGTCAGGAACTTTTGGATTCGGAAAAGAATATGCAGAAATTTACGATATAGACAAACTTGGAGGTATAAGTAGCAAAGGACTTACGCTAGAAAAGAGAGATGGAAATAAAGGGATAAGGGTTTTTGAAACTCCATCAGGAATGATGAATAGTGTAGGACTTGAAAATCCAGGAGTAAAGGGATTTATAGAAAATGAACTTCAGTTTTTTAAAGATATAGATACGGTTAGAATTGCAAACTTAGGTGGGGGAACATTAGATGATTATATAAAAGGTGTAGAGTTATTAAATGACCAACCAATAGATATGATAGAGCTAAATATATCTTGTCCAAATGTAAAAGCAGGAGGAATGGCATTTGGAATAAAAAATGAGGTTGCAAGAGAAGTTGTAAGAGCAGTAAGATCAAAAACGAAACTTCCTCTAATAGTTAAGTTATCTCCAAATGCAGAGGATATAATTGGAATGGCTAAGGTTTGTGAAGAAGAAGGTGCAGATGGGATATCTTTAGTAAATACATTTAAAGCTATGGCTATTGATATAAATAAGAAAAAACCAGTATTTGAAAATGTATATGCAGGATTATCTGGACCAGCAATAAAACCGATAGCTCTTAGAATGGTACATGAAGTTTGTAAAGCTGTAAATATTCCTGTTATGGGTATGGGAGGAATTACAACTTGGCAAGATGCAATAGAGTTTATAATGGCTGGAGCTACATGCATTCAAGTTGGAACGGCTAATTTTATAAATCCTAGAATAGGAATAGATATTATAGAAGGAATAAAAAATTATATGAAAGAAGAAGGAATAGATTCTTTGGATGAAATTAGAGGAATTATTTGA
- a CDS encoding dihydroorotate dehydrogenase electron transfer subunit: protein MYKILENRYVGEDMYFMKVKGNFKAKMGQFYMLRAWDTYPLLSRPISVHDIDEEGISFLYKVVGEGTKIFSNLKPNDSIKLEGPYGNGYEKVEGKVALVGGGIGVAPLYLVAKNIKSCDAYLGYRKEAILEEEFKEVCNEVNIALGNTFVTDILDVEKYDYILTCGPTPMMEKLVKMTEGTNTKIMVSLENHMACGVGACLVCTCKTKSGNKKTCKDGPVFWGEDVIFND, encoded by the coding sequence ATGTATAAAATTTTAGAAAATAGATATGTTGGGGAAGACATGTATTTTATGAAAGTAAAAGGGAACTTCAAGGCTAAAATGGGTCAGTTTTATATGTTAAGAGCTTGGGACACATATCCTTTATTATCAAGACCAATAAGTGTACATGATATAGACGAAGAAGGAATATCTTTTTTATATAAAGTAGTTGGAGAAGGCACTAAAATTTTCAGTAATTTAAAACCTAATGACTCTATTAAATTAGAGGGTCCATATGGAAACGGATATGAAAAAGTAGAAGGAAAAGTTGCTTTAGTAGGTGGTGGAATCGGAGTAGCACCATTATATTTAGTAGCTAAAAATATTAAAAGCTGTGATGCATATTTAGGATATAGAAAAGAAGCTATATTAGAAGAGGAATTTAAAGAAGTTTGTAATGAAGTAAATATAGCATTAGGGAACACATTTGTTACAGATATATTAGATGTTGAAAAATATGATTATATATTAACTTGTGGACCAACACCTATGATGGAAAAACTAGTTAAAATGACAGAAGGAACTAACACTAAAATAATGGTATCACTAGAAAACCATATGGCTTGTGGTGTAGGAGCTTGCTTAGTATGTACATGTAAAACAAAGTCTGGAAATAAAAAAACATGCAAAGATGGGCCAGTGTTCTGGGGAGAGGACGTGATATTTAATGACTAA
- a CDS encoding dihydroorotase — protein MNKILIKNTRIVDANKDFKSDLLVEDGKISRIDTNIDSIDAKIINGENYILMPSFIDMHTHLRDPGLTHKEDLETGQRAALKGGFTVLCPMANTKPACDNKETMEYILDKAKTLDLCDINQVCAITKNLEGQEMIDIESMRKYTQLFSDDGYTLHDEDIMKDVLELSKELDFKVLTHCQPEEIIVKRDLKLLEKVGGNLHICHISLKETLEEIKKYKKNGYKFTCEVGPHHIYGYGLDYKVNPSFAKEEDMKYLIQGIKDGYIDMIGTDHAPHTEEDKKNGSPGISNIEVAFGMVNKVFSENEISLNKLSEMMSLNPAKLLGLNQGLIEEGLRADLVLINPDCDEVIDTEKFTSKGKNNPFDKQKIVGKVLMTIRNGKVMYDIKGDM, from the coding sequence ATGAATAAGATTTTAATAAAAAACACACGAATAGTTGATGCTAATAAAGATTTTAAAAGTGATTTACTTGTAGAAGATGGTAAGATTTCTAGAATTGATACAAATATAGACTCGATAGATGCAAAAATTATAAATGGAGAAAATTATATATTAATGCCTTCGTTTATAGATATGCATACACATTTAAGAGATCCGGGATTAACTCACAAAGAAGATTTAGAAACGGGTCAAAGGGCTGCATTAAAAGGTGGGTTTACAGTATTATGTCCTATGGCAAATACTAAACCAGCTTGTGACAATAAGGAAACTATGGAGTATATCTTAGATAAAGCTAAAACATTAGACTTATGTGATATAAACCAAGTATGCGCAATAACTAAAAATCTAGAAGGTCAGGAAATGATAGATATAGAAAGTATGAGGAAATATACTCAATTATTTTCTGATGATGGATACACACTTCATGATGAAGATATAATGAAAGACGTATTAGAGCTTTCAAAAGAACTAGATTTTAAAGTATTGACTCATTGTCAGCCGGAAGAAATAATAGTAAAAAGAGATTTAAAACTTCTCGAGAAAGTGGGGGGTAACCTTCATATATGCCATATAAGTTTAAAAGAAACTTTAGAAGAGATAAAAAAATATAAAAAAAATGGATATAAATTTACTTGTGAAGTAGGGCCACATCATATATATGGATATGGACTGGACTATAAAGTAAATCCATCTTTTGCTAAGGAGGAAGATATGAAATATCTTATTCAAGGAATTAAAGATGGATATATAGACATGATTGGAACAGACCATGCGCCTCATACTGAAGAAGATAAGAAAAATGGTTCACCTGGAATATCTAATATAGAGGTAGCTTTTGGAATGGTAAACAAGGTGTTTAGTGAAAATGAAATTTCTTTAAATAAATTAAGTGAAATGATGAGTTTAAATCCTGCTAAACTTTTAGGATTAAATCAAGGCTTAATCGAAGAAGGACTAAGAGCAGATTTAGTTTTAATAAATCCAGATTGTGATGAAGTTATAGATACAGAAAAATTTACATCTAAAGGTAAAAATAATCCATTTGATAAGCAAAAAATTGTAGGGAAAGTATTGATGACAATAAGAAACGGTAAAGTTATGTACGACATAAAGGGGGATATGTAA
- the pyrB gene encoding aspartate carbamoyltransferase, which yields MKLKGRNLIQPEDFSINEIDEILSLSQNIIDNPSKYSSVCEGNLLATLFYEPSTRTRFSFEAAMNRLGGRVIGFSEPKSSSTAKGETLEDTMETVSCYADAIVMRHPRAGSALEASRFARVPFINAGDGGNQHPTQTLTDILTIKSLKGKLENHTIGLCGDLKNGRTVHSLVKAMSRYKDTKFVFIAPEELKMPDYIKEAIKGHDYIETNNLDEVIGELDVLYMTRVQQERFENKDEYERLKDYYILTAEKMKKAKSDMLVMHPLPRVNEIDTEVDKDKRAVYFDQAKFGMYVRMALIMKLLGVDANE from the coding sequence ATGAAATTAAAAGGAAGAAATTTAATCCAACCAGAAGACTTTTCGATAAATGAAATAGATGAAATTCTATCATTATCTCAAAATATAATTGACAATCCGTCAAAATACTCAAGTGTTTGTGAAGGCAATTTACTAGCGACCTTATTTTATGAACCATCAACAAGAACAAGATTCAGTTTTGAAGCCGCAATGAATAGATTAGGTGGAAGAGTTATAGGCTTTTCAGAACCAAAATCATCATCTACAGCAAAAGGAGAAACTTTAGAAGATACCATGGAAACAGTATCTTGTTATGCTGATGCAATAGTTATGAGACATCCAAGAGCCGGTTCAGCTTTGGAAGCTTCAAGATTCGCTAGAGTACCATTTATAAATGCAGGAGACGGAGGAAATCAACATCCAACTCAAACACTTACAGATATTCTTACAATAAAATCACTTAAAGGAAAATTAGAAAATCACACTATCGGATTATGTGGAGATTTAAAAAATGGAAGAACAGTACATTCTTTAGTTAAGGCTATGTCAAGATATAAAGATACTAAGTTTGTATTTATAGCGCCCGAAGAATTAAAAATGCCTGATTATATAAAAGAGGCTATAAAAGGTCATGATTATATAGAAACTAATAACTTAGATGAAGTTATAGGTGAATTAGATGTACTTTATATGACTAGAGTTCAACAAGAGAGATTTGAAAATAAAGATGAATATGAAAGATTAAAAGATTATTATATATTAACTGCTGAAAAAATGAAAAAAGCAAAATCTGATATGTTAGTTATGCATCCATTGCCAAGAGTGAATGAAATAGATACAGAGGTTGATAAAGATAAAAGAGCTGTTTACTTTGACCAAGCTAAATTTGGTATGTACGTAAGAATGGCCTTAATAATGAAACTTTTGGGGGTAGATGCAAATGAATAA